GGTAAAATGAATGAAACATTGACGGCAGGCAGGCATCCGATTTCTTTCATATCGATGATGCTTGCTTGCAGTGGAGGAAGAATTGAACCACCCAGAATAGCCATGATAAGGCCGGCTGCGCCGAATTTGGCGTCGTCTCCCATACCTTTCAGCGCAATGCCGTAAATGGTGGGGAACATTAGTGACATACAAGCGGAAACTGCAACTAAGCAGTAGAGTCCGAAGATATTTTGAAGGAAGATGGTGCCTAACGTGAAAATACCACCGCAAATGGCAAGGAGCATCAGTAGCTTTCCGGCATTGAGATAGCGCAGGATGAAGGTACAGATAAAGCGGCTGATACAGAAGATAACCATTGCTATAATGTTATATTGCTGCGAGAGGACTTCAGCGCTCTTCTCATCCATTCCGAATTCCGGTGACATAAATAGGCGGGTGCCGTATTGGATAATGAACGTCCAGCACATGATTTGTGCGCCTACATAGAAGAATTGGGCAATCACTCCTTCGCGATAACGTGTTTCTTTGAAAATACGTTTTAATGTCGGTAAGAAGTCTATTTTGTGATTCTGATCTCCATTCTTCGGCATTTTGACAAACCGGATTAGGAGCAACATGGCTACGATGACCAGTCCGATAATAAGATAAGGGGCAATCAGGACAGCGAGGTCGCTTTCCTTGATAGCTTGGAATTCGCTGTCGTTGAGTAGGGCGCGGTCTTCAGTACCCATCGGGTGTAGTTTGGCTTGAATAAACTGCATAGCTACATACATTCCGAGGAGTGACCCCATCGGATTGAAGGACTGTGCGAGGTTCAGGCGGCGGGTGGCAGTCTCTTCCGTTCCCATAGAAAGGATATACGGATTACAACTTGTTTCCAGAAAGGAAAGTCCGCAGGTAAGGATAAAGTAGGCTATCAGAAACGGATAATATTCTCCCGTCATCTTAGCGGGAAAGAATAAGAAAGCTCCGAATGCATACATTCCAAGTCCCAGCAGGACACCGGCTTTGTATGAGTATTTGCGGATGAACATGGCCGCAGGGAAAGCCATGGCAAAGTAGCCGCCATAAAAGGCTACCTGTACCAACGCTCCGTCAGTGGCGCTCATCCGGAAGATTTTGGAAAATGCTTTCACCATCGGATTGGTAATATCGTTTGCAAATCCCCATAACGCAAAACAAGAGGTAATGAGAATAAAGGGGATGAGGTAGCTGATGCCATCTTTTGAGATAATGGACTGCTTAGTGTGTTTCATGGTCGTTCTTGATATTTTTTTAAGTATTATATAAGTGGAACATTCTTTCCATCGGTTTCCATTTTTCCGCAGAACTCATTCCGGGAGCGGCTTGCTGGAATATAGCCATGTATTCCTCCCATTCCTGTTGGCGGGGAAGAGTGTTCAGACGTGCCATTGCCGTGTCCCAGTCGAAATCAACAGGAGTTTCGACAATCATAAACAGACGCGTGCCGAGAATATAGATTTCCATTTCGAGGATACCTACTTCCCGAATCCCGGCAAGGATTTCGGGCCATGCTTCCGTTTCACTGTGTCTTTTGCGATATTCGGCGATTAATTCCGGGGAGTCGCGCAAGTCGAGTGTTTGACAGTAGCGTTTGACGGGAATCTTGTAAGATTGGACTTGGTAACCAGTTTGGGGTGTTTCCATATACTTTTATTTTTTAGGGTAATATACTTGTGGTGTAACGCTATGGGTTACAATTTCTCTCAGTTCATGAAGGTCGGCAATTTCTCCTTTTGCCATAGCTTGCGTCAGGATGTTTCCTATCGCGGTAGCTTCTACGGGACCGGCATATACGGGAATGCCGAGTTCGTTGGCTGTCAGTTGATTGAGCAGTTTATTCTGTGACCCTCCGCCAATAATATTGAGTTGGCGAATCGGAGAGGGGAGACAACGGTTCAGTTGTTCTACCGCTTGCCGGTATTTGAATGCTAATGATTGGAGTACACATCTGACGATTTCTGCTTTATTCTGGGGAATCTGAAGTTCGTGTTCCCTGCAATAATTGACCAGGGCGTTTTCCATATTTTCCGGGTTCATAAATGCTGTATCGTCTACTGGAATGATAGTGTCAATCTTTGCTTCGGTGGCTTGTGGAATGATGATGTCATAGCTTTGTTCTTCACCACGTGCTTTCCATTCGCTCATCAGACGTTGCAGAATCCATAATCCTGTGATATTTTGTAAGAACCGGATGCGTCCTCCTACGCCGCCTTCATTGGTGAACTGTGCTTGGCGCGCTTCCTCAGTCAATATAGGTTGGTCTACTTCCACTCCCAATAGCGACCAGGTGCCAGAGCTTAGAAAAGCGATGGGATATTCCGTGGCAGGAACGGCTGCTACAGCGCTGGCTGTGTCATGCGAACCTACTGCGATGACATCTACTGTACCCAATCCTGTTTCCCGTGCAATATCTTCTTTTAAGGTTCCTCTGATAGTTCCCGGTTGGATAATTTCTCCGAACAGATGTTCGGGAAGTCCCAAGGTCCGGATTGTTTCTTGTGACCAGTTCCGTTGTCTGGCATCAAGTAATTCGGAGGTAGAAGCAATACAATATTCATTATTGGCTACTCCGGTCAGGAAATAGCTGAAAAGGTCGGGCATGAATAAGAGTTGCCGGGCAAGTTCCAGCTGGGAATCTTGATTCAACTTCATGCTGTATAACTGGAACAGCGTGTTGATGGCCATCACTTGTATTCCGGTATCGGCGTAATGCTTTTTCTCGTCCAGAACTTTGAATACTTCAGCCGGCATTCCGTCTGTCCGTGCGTCCCGGTAGCAGACCGGATTTCCTAACAGGTTTCCGTGTTTGTCAATCAGTCCGAAGTCTACTCCCCAAGTGTCAATACCGATTCCTTTAACGTTATATCCTTTTTGTGCGGCTAGTTTTAATCCGGACTTCATGTCCTCAAAAAGCGCGGGGAAGTCCCAGTAGACATGATTTCCAAGTTTGACTTGGCGGTTGGGGAAACGGTGGACTTCTTCCAGTTCCAGCTTCCCGTGGAGAAGGAAGCCGGCGATAACCCGTCCGCTTCCTCCTCCAAAGTCTGCTGCTAAATATATGTTTTTATTGGTATCTTTCATGGTATGGTATGTACGGATACTATTTTGTTTTCTTTCCTAATACATAGATTTCCAAATCTTCAATTTCTGCTGGTGTCAATACAGAATAATCACCGCCAGACTGGACGATAATGCGGCAAGCCATTTCGAAGAAAGTAGCACGCTCATAGACTTGGTCGAAATCTTTTCCGCATACCACTTGTCCGTGGTTGGTCAATAAGACGGAATTGTGATTCAACATGGCTTCTACTACTGCTTTTGCCAGTTCGGGAGAACCCGGGCGATAGTAAGGGATTACAGGAATCTCAGCACCTACGTGGCAGGGGATTTCTGCCGTTACGTTGAAATTAACCGGCTTGTTTTTCATGCAGGAGATAGCTGTGGCGTATTCCGACTGGAAATGAAGAACGACATTGACGTCCGGACGTTCGCGGAGAATACCCAAGTGGAAAGTGCTTTCCATTGAAGGTTTTACACCGTTAGTCGGTGTTCCGCTGGCGATATTGCAGATGGAAACTTTTTCTTTATAAAGGGTAGGAACCCAGGAACCTGTGCCGGAAATCAGTGCTTCTTCACCAATTCGCCAGGAAAGATTTCCGCTACTGCAAAGCATTAGCTTTGCATCTCCGTAACGATGGGCTTGTTCAATAAACTGTTCGATATGTTCGTTGGTAATCATAATTGCAAAGATAAAAAAATTAGAATTAAGTGAGTCGAAATTATTTTTATTTAGGCATAAGAACAAAAGAACATAAGGTTTGCGCTGATAGAATCATCTATAGCCGTTTATCGAAGTTGTTTCCTCTTTTGTCCTTATGTTCTTTTGTCTGAATTGAAATTATTTGTAGATAGGACCGTAAGTCGTACAAGCTCTGTAATCCGCTCCTTCCTTATCCATGCCGAAAGCATTCCATGCAGCTGGACGGAAGATTTCGTTGTCTTCTACGTTGTGCATGCATACCGGGATGCGGAGCATGGAAGCGAGAGTGATTAAGTCTTGACCGATGTGCCCGTAGCTGATTGCTCCGTGATTAGCTCCCCAGTTATTCATTACTGAATATACATCTTTGAAAGCTGATTTGTCACACAAGCGGGGAACGAACCAAGTGGTAGGCCATGTCGGGTCTGTACGCATGTTCAGTTTCTGGTGGATTTCCGGGTCGATTTCAACGGTCCATCCTTCTGCGATTTGCAGGACAGGGCCGAGACCTTTAATCAGATTCAGACGCATCATAGTGACAGGCATACCGCCTTTTGACAGGAAGTTGGAAGAGAAACCACCGCCACGGAAATAGTCACGGTCTGCCGGATACCAGGTAGTTGCTTTCAGGCAGTTTTCTACGTCTGCGTCAGTCAGGTTCCATGGTTCTTTCATTACCGGATTGCCTTCTGTGTCAGATGATTGACCGGAGCCATCAAGAGTGGTTGCACCGGAGTTGATAAGGTGGATGATACCATTGGCTGCCAGACCTGTCAATTCTTTGCCTGTCACACGTTTTACGACTTCAGGGCTCCAGTAAGTACGTACATCGGAGAATATCTGCGCACGGTTGGTCAGCAGGTGTCCGAACAGCATAGCTACACCGTTGCAAGCATCGTTTTCAGTAGCTACAACGAATGCTTCGCGGATACCGTTCCAGTCGAAAGAAGTATTGAGCAGAGCTTCGGGGTAGTCACCGTTCGGATAGAAGTCTGTCCATTGGCGTTGTCCCTGGAAACCGGCTGCGATGGCATTGTGTCCCAAAGCTTCTTCTTTGAATCCCATCTCTTTCAGTTTGGGGTTGCCGGTCATCAAATCGCGCATGATAATCGTCATTTTCACGATAAATTCCCAGTCAGCATCTTTCTGTTCACGGCTTTTGCGCTTTTCAGGACGGTTCTTGAAGTCATCTCCCTCGTTTGCCTTGCAGTTTTTCTCTGTCCATGCCATTGCTTTCGCATATTCTTCGTGGTCGTAGATGCCTTCGTCCATACGTCGGATGATTTCTGTAAGGTCGATGGATTCGTTACGCATACCCAGATATTCCTGGAAGAAATCAGGGTTAACGATTGAACCGGCGATACCCATAGATACGCTACCCATAGACAAGTAAGATTTGCCTCTCATGGTAGCTACTGCCTGTGCGGCGCGTGCAAAACGAAGAATCTTTTCCGCTACATCTTCAGGAATGGTGTTGTCATCCAAATCCTGAACGTCATGTCCGTAGATGCCGAATGCAGGAAGACCTTTTTGTGCGTGTCCTGCCAATACGGCTGCCAAATATACAGCACCCGGACGTTCTGTTCCGTTGAATCCCCAAACGGCTTTCGGGTAATACGGGTTCATGTCCATCGTTTCAGCGCCATAGCACCAGCAGGAAGTGACAGTGATAGTAGAACCCACACCTTCTCTTTCGAATTTTTCGGCACAAGCCGCGCTTTCAGCCACACGACCGATAGTGCTGTCGGCAATAACACATTCTACAGGACTTCCGTCACCGTTTCTCAGGTTGCTGCTGATTAATTCGGCTACTGCTTTAGCCAAGTTCATTGTCTTTTCTTCGAGGCTTTCACGAACGCCACCCTGGCGACCGTCGATGGTGGGACGAATCCCGATTTTCGGATACTTTTTCATGGTTTCTTTTTAATTATATAGTTAATTAATATCTGTGCTGAACTGTGCTGATTTTGTGGCAAAAAAAAATTAGAGTGACTTTCGAAGCCTGACTTCAGTAGGCAGGTACTTCTGTATAGGCGTATCATTAAGGACGAAGTTTGCGGCTTCGTTCCCCATCATTTCCCAGTCGATACTCAATGAGGTGATTCCTTCATCAATGACTTCATAAGAAGGAATATCATTGTATGCCAGCAGACCGAAATCTTTTCCGCATTTCAGTCCTTCCAATCTTCCTTGTTTCACTGCCTTTACCACATCTTGTTGTTTGATGGCAATGTAGGCTGTTTCTTTTCGTACCACCAGATTTTCAATATCTTCCTGTATCTCATACAAGAATCCTTGCTCTTCGCAAAAACGGATAAAATAATCTTTGCTGCTTTGCGGGTGTTTCAGCCCTTTGGAGAACAGGAAAACAATTTGGCGGTACCTGCACATCCTTTCTTTCAGTGCAAGTAATGCCTGATAGAATGATTCGTCGAAGTCCTGACAGATATAAAAGTACTTCTCTTTTTCGAATTTACCGAAGTCAAGCAGTAACAGTCTGGCAGGATTAATCTTATTTAATGCCGTGCTGAATTTCTCATTATCGAAATTCATCACTATATATTTATTGTACTTTCCTATGGATTCACGGATGATGGTATTGAATAGTCGTTCGTTGTATTGATGGAACAACAAGTCTACCTTATAATTAATAGGCAGATGCTTGACGAAACTGTTGTATAATGCTTCTTTAAACGGGGTATATTGGTCGAGGAGCAGTAAAACATTTGTTACCTGACTCGTCACATAGTATCCTTTCCCGGGGGTAGAGTCAATCAGTCCCCGTTCGCGTAAATCAAGGAAGGCCTTGAATACCGTATCGCGCGATACCCCGTATTGTGCACTTAACTGATTAATAGAAGGCAAAGAATCTCCTTCAAGAAATTCTTTTCTGGAAATAGCCTGGCTAAGGTTGTCCGCCAACTGCGTGACCTTACTAGACTGCTGTCCGAATGTTGCTTTCTTATCAGTTCGTTTCATATTAGTTTTTATAAAAGATAACTGTGCTGAACTATGCTGACGCAAAGAAAGGCATTTTATTCTGAATGAAACTAATTATTTATTATGTTTTATAGCATAAAATGAAAAAATCCTCTCCAGCGAACTGGAGAGGATTTATAGCTTTTTCCTGATTTCTTATTCGGAATCTGCCGAAAATTATTCAGCAGCAGCTTCTGTTGCAGGAGCTTCTTCAGCCGGAGCTGCAGCTTCCTCTGCGGGTGCTTCAGCAGCAGCTTTTTCAGCAGCTTCAGCAGCTTTCTTTTCAGCGAGTGCTTTTGCTTTCACTTCGTTGATTTTCTTTTCTGCTTCCAGACGTGCTTTAGCTTCAGCTTTCTTAGCTTCGTCTTGTTTAGCCTTCAAAGCAGCCAGACCTGACTGTTTGTTGTTTTTCCAAGCTTCGAATTTAGCATCTGCTTCTGCTTCTCCGAATGCGCCTTTTGCTACACCGCCCATAAGATGTTTCTTCATGTAAACTCCTTCACGGGAAAGGATGTTACGTACAGTGTCGCTTGGTTGTGCACCTTTCAGTACCCATGCCAATGCAGCGTCGAAATTCAAATCTACTGTAGCAGGATTGGTGTTAGGGTTGTAAGTACCAATCTTCTCAATAAATTTACCATCACGTGGTGCTCTGCTGTCTGCAATTACAATTGAATAGAACGCGTAACTTTTACGTCCGTGTCTCTGCAATCTGATTCTAGTTGCCATTTTAAATAATTGTTTTTAATGATTGATTTGAATTATGCTATTATCTCGTAATAGCGGGCGCAAAGATACGGCTTTTCTTTTTGATTGACAAACATTTCGCTCCTTTTTTACGAATATCGTTTCGGATATCGGAACAGAATGGCGAGCAATGCGCAGGCTCCCATCGTAAAAGGATAATAGAGATTGCCGATGATACTGATAGGGGAGATATTGGCAAGTCCCGCTGCAATCAGCATCTGCGCTCCGTATGGGATAATCCCTTGTATCAAGCAGGAGAACGTGTCGAGGATACTGGCAGTTTTTCTCCGGTCGAGATGGAACTTTTGGGCGATATCCCTGGCTATCGGTCCTGTGGTGATGATGGCGATAGTGTTATTGGCGGTACACAGGTTGGCGATACTTACCAAGGCAGCGATGCTCAATTCTGCGCCCCGCTTGCCGTTGACGTGGCGGGTCAGTTTCCGGATAATAAAGTCAATGCCGCCGTTATAGCGGATGGTTTCCAGCATACCGCCTGCCAACAGGGTAATGATGATAAGTTCTCCCATTCCTGTTATTCCGGTTCCCATAGCTCCGAACCAGTCGAAGATTCCGAAGCTTCCGGTAGCGATGCCGATGATACCGGTCGTCAATATACCTATAATTAATACGAGCATTACATTCATGCCGGCAACGGCTGTTCCTAATACTATTATATATGGTATAACCTTTATCCATTCGATAGTCTCTATCTGGACGGGTGCGGTGATGGATAATCCTTGGAAGATATAAATACCCAATACGATGACGGCTGCCGGAACTACTATCATGGAGTTTACCCGGAATTTGTCACGCATCACACATTCCTGTGTTTTCGTTGAGGCGATGGTTGTATCTGAAATAAATGACAGGTTATCTCCGAAAAAAGAACCGCCGACCACGACAGCTACCATAAAAGGAAGGGCTATTTCTGTCTTTTCCGCCAGTCCGACAGCAACGGGGGTGAGGGCGACAATAGTGCCTACGCTGGTTCCGATGGACAGGGAGATGAAGCAGGCGGCGATAAATATTCCTGCCAGCAACAGGTTATCGGGAAGAATATGCAGCGTCAGGTTGACGGTCGCGTCGATGGCTCCCATCTGCTTGGCGCTCTGTGCGAAGGCTCCGGCAAGGATGAATATCCATATCATCAGGAGAATATTCTTATTGGCAGCTCCCACGGAGAACTGATAGATGCGTTGGTTCAGTTTCAATCCCTTGGTAATGGCGATGGCGTAGCAGGAAGAAATGAGGAAGGCAACCGTGATAGGTACTTTGTAGAAGTCGTTGACAAGGATAGAAGTCACGAGATAAAGGCATAAGAACACGAACAACGGACTTAGTGCCCACCAGCCCCCGGTACGGTCTTTATGTATTTTTTCTTCAGTCATATATTGATATTGTAGTTATTTTCAAGTTGCAAAGATAGTAAGGAAACACATAAGTACGATAAAAGGCTCGGAATTTCATCTTTTCTTTTTCCGTTTCATTTCCTTTTTTTCTGAATTTGACTTTTTAAGTC
This portion of the Bacteroides acidifaciens genome encodes:
- a CDS encoding 30S ribosomal protein S16, whose translation is MATRIRLQRHGRKSYAFYSIVIADSRAPRDGKFIEKIGTYNPNTNPATVDLNFDAALAWVLKGAQPSDTVRNILSREGVYMKKHLMGGVAKGAFGEAEADAKFEAWKNNKQSGLAALKAKQDEAKKAEAKARLEAEKKINEVKAKALAEKKAAEAAEKAAAEAPAEEAAAPAEEAPATEAAAE
- a CDS encoding Na+/H+ antiporter NhaC family protein, encoding MTEEKIHKDRTGGWWALSPLFVFLCLYLVTSILVNDFYKVPITVAFLISSCYAIAITKGLKLNQRIYQFSVGAANKNILLMIWIFILAGAFAQSAKQMGAIDATVNLTLHILPDNLLLAGIFIAACFISLSIGTSVGTIVALTPVAVGLAEKTEIALPFMVAVVVGGSFFGDNLSFISDTTIASTKTQECVMRDKFRVNSMIVVPAAVIVLGIYIFQGLSITAPVQIETIEWIKVIPYIIVLGTAVAGMNVMLVLIIGILTTGIIGIATGSFGIFDWFGAMGTGITGMGELIIITLLAGGMLETIRYNGGIDFIIRKLTRHVNGKRGAELSIAALVSIANLCTANNTIAIITTGPIARDIAQKFHLDRRKTASILDTFSCLIQGIIPYGAQMLIAAGLANISPISIIGNLYYPFTMGACALLAILFRYPKRYS
- the fucP gene encoding L-fucose:H+ symporter permease, producing the protein MKHTKQSIISKDGISYLIPFILITSCFALWGFANDITNPMVKAFSKIFRMSATDGALVQVAFYGGYFAMAFPAAMFIRKYSYKAGVLLGLGMYAFGAFLFFPAKMTGEYYPFLIAYFILTCGLSFLETSCNPYILSMGTEETATRRLNLAQSFNPMGSLLGMYVAMQFIQAKLHPMGTEDRALLNDSEFQAIKESDLAVLIAPYLIIGLVIVAMLLLIRFVKMPKNGDQNHKIDFLPTLKRIFKETRYREGVIAQFFYVGAQIMCWTFIIQYGTRLFMSPEFGMDEKSAEVLSQQYNIIAMVIFCISRFICTFILRYLNAGKLLMLLAICGGIFTLGTIFLQNIFGLYCLVAVSACMSLMFPTIYGIALKGMGDDAKFGAAGLIMAILGGSILPPLQASIIDMKEIGCLPAVNVSFILPFICFLVISGYGYRTLKRNW
- a CDS encoding L-rhamnose mutarotase, with the translated sequence METPQTGYQVQSYKIPVKRYCQTLDLRDSPELIAEYRKRHSETEAWPEILAGIREVGILEMEIYILGTRLFMIVETPVDFDWDTAMARLNTLPRQQEWEEYMAIFQQAAPGMSSAEKWKPMERMFHLYNT
- a CDS encoding GntR family transcriptional regulator gives rise to the protein MKRTDKKATFGQQSSKVTQLADNLSQAISRKEFLEGDSLPSINQLSAQYGVSRDTVFKAFLDLRERGLIDSTPGKGYYVTSQVTNVLLLLDQYTPFKEALYNSFVKHLPINYKVDLLFHQYNERLFNTIIRESIGKYNKYIVMNFDNEKFSTALNKINPARLLLLDFGKFEKEKYFYICQDFDESFYQALLALKERMCRYRQIVFLFSKGLKHPQSSKDYFIRFCEEQGFLYEIQEDIENLVVRKETAYIAIKQQDVVKAVKQGRLEGLKCGKDFGLLAYNDIPSYEVIDEGITSLSIDWEMMGNEAANFVLNDTPIQKYLPTEVRLRKSL
- the fucI gene encoding L-fucose isomerase; amino-acid sequence: MKKYPKIGIRPTIDGRQGGVRESLEEKTMNLAKAVAELISSNLRNGDGSPVECVIADSTIGRVAESAACAEKFEREGVGSTITVTSCWCYGAETMDMNPYYPKAVWGFNGTERPGAVYLAAVLAGHAQKGLPAFGIYGHDVQDLDDNTIPEDVAEKILRFARAAQAVATMRGKSYLSMGSVSMGIAGSIVNPDFFQEYLGMRNESIDLTEIIRRMDEGIYDHEEYAKAMAWTEKNCKANEGDDFKNRPEKRKSREQKDADWEFIVKMTIIMRDLMTGNPKLKEMGFKEEALGHNAIAAGFQGQRQWTDFYPNGDYPEALLNTSFDWNGIREAFVVATENDACNGVAMLFGHLLTNRAQIFSDVRTYWSPEVVKRVTGKELTGLAANGIIHLINSGATTLDGSGQSSDTEGNPVMKEPWNLTDADVENCLKATTWYPADRDYFRGGGFSSNFLSKGGMPVTMMRLNLIKGLGPVLQIAEGWTVEIDPEIHQKLNMRTDPTWPTTWFVPRLCDKSAFKDVYSVMNNWGANHGAISYGHIGQDLITLASMLRIPVCMHNVEDNEIFRPAAWNAFGMDKEGADYRACTTYGPIYK
- a CDS encoding rhamnulokinase translates to MKDTNKNIYLAADFGGGSGRVIAGFLLHGKLELEEVHRFPNRQVKLGNHVYWDFPALFEDMKSGLKLAAQKGYNVKGIGIDTWGVDFGLIDKHGNLLGNPVCYRDARTDGMPAEVFKVLDEKKHYADTGIQVMAINTLFQLYSMKLNQDSQLELARQLLFMPDLFSYFLTGVANNEYCIASTSELLDARQRNWSQETIRTLGLPEHLFGEIIQPGTIRGTLKEDIARETGLGTVDVIAVGSHDTASAVAAVPATEYPIAFLSSGTWSLLGVEVDQPILTEEARQAQFTNEGGVGGRIRFLQNITGLWILQRLMSEWKARGEEQSYDIIIPQATEAKIDTIIPVDDTAFMNPENMENALVNYCREHELQIPQNKAEIVRCVLQSLAFKYRQAVEQLNRCLPSPIRQLNIIGGGSQNKLLNQLTANELGIPVYAGPVEATAIGNILTQAMAKGEIADLHELREIVTHSVTPQVYYPKK
- a CDS encoding class II aldolase/adducin family protein: MITNEHIEQFIEQAHRYGDAKLMLCSSGNLSWRIGEEALISGTGSWVPTLYKEKVSICNIASGTPTNGVKPSMESTFHLGILRERPDVNVVLHFQSEYATAISCMKNKPVNFNVTAEIPCHVGAEIPVIPYYRPGSPELAKAVVEAMLNHNSVLLTNHGQVVCGKDFDQVYERATFFEMACRIIVQSGGDYSVLTPAEIEDLEIYVLGKKTK